A stretch of Candidatus Binatia bacterium DNA encodes these proteins:
- a CDS encoding GEVED domain-containing protein, with protein sequence MHLPTTRCTVAFRRFLLLTLLLLPIAAEAAVTISGRVYNDADASQSFTSGDTGLAGVTVVVYDPEDDWCESVATAGDGTYSFSVASSGTVQIYEAAGETPGALTVCTPSMDAVDPATQEVTRGTIRDPDGYMSTTANRIDLTLSGSNVTGLDFGDMTRGADIPCGSIGYLFQKNPSELWVVDLVTGDNALEVDTWTGQLNGVGYDVLSGLIWGSIRTGGSSPNRIGFVDGDWNELSLPIVNFVGTSEVFEANSGDVDLDGYLYAGTAGGSNWRKIDLNPQRTTYLHAVNWATNLPDTSPVPVRGPGTGVDMAFSPIDGIAYSVSNKQKLVSVDPDSGDTALLGDLSEEISADTSSGFGAQFMDDEGFLYISHNATGDIFRVDLSTPPTGGAVPSVTFFAHGPSSTKNDGARCSLAETADIDFGDAPASYATLLNDDGARHIVLADALYLGATAPDSADNAAVSADATGDNDRELNDEDITSAAFDNYVLGDSAYDVDIPVNNGTGANAFVRGWIDWNADGSFDGADESSDLVEVSAGASSATLSWTIPAGATSGSSFARFRIASDGADLNGASGPASNGEVEDLAVPAIQDPEPTPTPTPTPTPTPTPTPTPTPTPTPTPTPTPTPTPTPTPTPAPTPTPAPTPTPTPLPTPSVTPGPTVTPSWPRICNHPCPSKIRFRRNGEDLVYLKLGLDLPADFDPATAEIEIEIESGGESVYTGTLLEGDVAKRGHKWQFLDRRARKGSGTRDGISLMQTTLNRDGVWRVQFKAFSDLSAAVDPLVRVTVYVDGATVYEREEIWRERSNGFLHDLGH encoded by the coding sequence ATGCACTTGCCCACCACTCGCTGTACCGTCGCTTTTCGCAGGTTCCTCCTGCTGACACTGTTGCTCCTGCCGATTGCGGCGGAGGCCGCAGTCACCATCTCTGGCCGGGTCTACAACGACGCTGACGCGAGCCAGAGCTTCACAAGCGGCGATACGGGACTCGCTGGCGTGACCGTCGTGGTCTACGACCCCGAAGACGATTGGTGCGAGAGCGTCGCGACGGCTGGCGATGGCACGTATTCTTTTTCTGTTGCGTCTTCCGGTACTGTGCAGATCTACGAAGCGGCCGGGGAGACACCTGGCGCGCTGACGGTCTGTACTCCCAGTATGGATGCGGTCGACCCCGCAACGCAGGAGGTTACGCGCGGTACGATTCGCGACCCGGACGGGTACATGTCGACCACGGCCAATCGCATCGATCTCACGCTCTCCGGGTCGAATGTCACGGGTCTCGACTTTGGAGACATGACCCGCGGCGCCGACATTCCCTGCGGCTCGATAGGCTACCTCTTCCAGAAGAACCCCTCCGAGCTCTGGGTCGTGGACCTGGTCACGGGAGACAATGCCCTCGAAGTCGATACCTGGACCGGGCAGCTCAATGGCGTTGGTTACGACGTGCTCAGTGGTCTCATCTGGGGCAGCATTCGGACCGGTGGGTCGAGCCCAAACCGGATCGGCTTTGTCGACGGGGATTGGAACGAGTTGAGCCTGCCTATCGTGAATTTCGTCGGAACGAGCGAGGTCTTCGAAGCAAACTCGGGCGACGTGGATCTTGACGGCTACCTCTATGCCGGCACCGCGGGGGGCTCCAACTGGCGCAAGATCGACCTCAACCCGCAACGAACGACCTATCTCCACGCGGTGAACTGGGCGACCAATCTGCCGGACACGAGCCCTGTACCGGTCAGGGGACCCGGGACCGGCGTGGACATGGCCTTCAGCCCAATCGACGGCATCGCTTACAGCGTCAGCAACAAGCAGAAGCTCGTCAGCGTGGATCCCGATAGCGGAGACACCGCCTTGCTGGGAGACCTCTCCGAAGAGATCTCGGCCGATACGTCTTCCGGCTTTGGTGCCCAGTTCATGGACGACGAGGGTTTCCTCTACATCAGTCACAACGCCACCGGGGATATCTTCCGCGTCGACCTCAGCACCCCCCCTACCGGCGGCGCCGTTCCCTCCGTGACGTTTTTTGCTCACGGTCCGAGCTCGACCAAGAATGACGGCGCGCGCTGTTCGCTGGCTGAAACGGCGGATATCGACTTTGGTGATGCGCCCGCTTCCTATGCCACCTTGTTGAACGATGACGGTGCGCGGCACATCGTGCTCGCGGATGCTCTTTACCTGGGCGCGACAGCCCCGGACTCGGCCGATAACGCCGCCGTGTCAGCCGATGCTACTGGCGACAACGATCGCGAACTGAATGACGAAGACATCACGAGCGCGGCTTTCGACAACTACGTGCTGGGGGATTCCGCTTACGACGTGGACATCCCGGTCAACAATGGCACCGGGGCGAATGCATTCGTTCGTGGCTGGATCGACTGGAATGCTGACGGAAGTTTCGACGGAGCCGACGAGAGCTCGGACCTGGTGGAGGTCAGTGCGGGTGCATCCTCGGCGACTCTCAGCTGGACGATTCCGGCCGGTGCGACCTCCGGTTCTTCATTTGCCCGGTTCCGGATTGCGAGTGACGGAGCAGATCTGAACGGGGCGAGCGGACCGGCATCGAACGGCGAGGTGGAGGATCTCGCGGTACCGGCCATCCAGGACCCGGAGCCGACGCCGACTCCCACGCCGACTCCCACGCCGACTCCCACGCCGACTCCCACGCCGACTCCGACCCCCACGCCGACGCCCACGCCCACGCCGACGCCGACCCCCACGCCGACTCCCACACCGGCGCCGACCCCCACGCCGGCACCCACGCCGACACCCACGCCGCTGCCGACGCCCAGCGTAACGCCTGGACCCACGGTGACGCCGAGCTGGCCGCGGATCTGCAACCATCCATGTCCGTCCAAGATCCGCTTCCGGCGCAACGGAGAGGACCTCGTCTATCTCAAGCTGGGCCTCGATCTGCCGGCGGACTTTGATCCTGCGACGGCAGAGATCGAGATCGAGATCGAGAGCGGCGGTGAGAGCGTCTACACCGGTACGCTGTTGGAGGGTGACGTCGCCAAGCGCGGCCACAAGTGGCAGTTCCTCGATCGCAGAGCGCGAAAGGGCAGCGGGACGCGAGACGGCATTTCCCTCATGCAGACGACTCTGAATCGAGATGGAGTCTGGCGCGTGCAGTTCAAGGCCTTCAGCGACCTTTCCGCTGCGGTTGACCCGTTGGTCCGCGTGACCGTCTACGTGGACGGAGCGACGGTATACGAGCGCGAGGAGATCTGG